CCAATGAGGTAAATTTCAGACTCTTTGACTAGTACCCTCTACAATATGGTCCAATTTTACATTTGTGGTCTTTTCTCATGTCGTTCCTCTGCATTTACTCCTTTTAGCCAAAATTGTAGTCTTAAGACTTAGTTGCAAGATAACATTAGCAAAATTAGGTCTTCTGGTCTAGCTTCCCACCAGTTTTAAGAGACTGTTCTGTAGCATGAAAAAGTCATCTAGCTTCCTTTTGAATACCTCTAGTTGTAGGAAACTTACTTCATGAAACATTTTATTCCATTATTGAATAGCTCtacttgttcttttatttttgaattaaaatttgcttttaaagactcactaatagaaataatagaatatgATATTGCCTACCATATTAAATGACCCGGCACTTTCATTTTAGCATTATAACAGGAAATTTGGTTAATgtctttaattcttattttaccCCAACTTCTCAGTGTTGTTTTTTCCACAGGTGATTACTGGTGGTCATTATGATGTAGATTGCCGGTTGGAAGATCCTGATGGTGTGGtgttatataaagaaatgaagaaacaataTGATAGTTTTACCTTCACTGCATCCAGAAATGGAACATACAAATTTTGTTTCAGCAATGAGTTCTCTACTTTCACACACAAAACTGTGTACTTTGACTTTCAAGTTGGTGAAGATCCACCATTGTTTCCTAGTGAGAACAGAGTCAGTGCTCTTACACAGGTAAAAAGCAAATATAGATCCTCAATGTAATAATGATAGTATCCAcgaatgttttctttaaaaaagacatCAAGAAGAAACGATGGCAGTGCACATCAATAACCCACCCTAGCCCACCCAGCATTGTGGGGGTGGATGGATGAGTGAGTATTTGgtggaaaaaatgatgaactcCTAAAACTTGGTGCCCTGAGACAAGGCAGAAATGATAAAATACAAGTATAACTTATGGAGATGAAAGATAATCTTTATAATTACTTAACATTGATCAGACTGCTTGAATCAGTACTATACAATTTTTTAGTTAAgttttttcaattaacatttatctttcccatcttccttcccattgtggaaaaaggagggaaagccTTTATAACAGATcatcagtcaagtaaaacaaattccctccTTGACCCTAtccaaaaaattatatgaatttttctccttgttctgctcacttcactctgcatcaattcataaacGTCTTCctagtttctctgaaaccatttttGCTTATTGTGCTTTGCAGCAATCAAAATATTGAGGAGttgcaaaaattaatttaatacaaATTACTAAACAATCTGAAAAAGAACCTTAGGAAGAAGGGATAGAAATACTAGGAAAAAACTTAAAGTATATAGTGAAATTGCAAAGATAATAGGTATGCTATTTCTATCCATTTTACTATTCTCTATTAGAATGgcaaatttcaaagaaaagaagcTAATAGTTGAAAAGTTTTCacttttccatcactttctcctTTATTAATTCCCAATAAAGGGATaggtaagtggcacagtggatagagccccagctctgatggaggacccgagttcaattctggcctcagacacacttcctagatgtatgaccctgggcaagtcacttaaccccaattgcaccagcagaaaagaaaaagaaaaaaataaataagtttccAGTAAAGAGGAGAGATGTTTgtaatacattttataaaagtCTTGGGgaattaaatgaacaaaaaatattaatgtaGGACACAAAAAGCTATCCAcccaataatggacagaatcggctacacccagaaaaggaacattgggaattgagtgtaaactgtttgcatttttttttttcccccaggttatttttaccttctgaatccaattctcccttcgcaacaagagaactatttggttctacacacatatattgtatctaggatatactataacatatttaacatgtataagactgcttgccatctaggggaggggctgggaggagggaagggaaaagtcggaacagaagtgagtgcaaaggataatgttgtaaaaaattacccatgcatatgtactgtcaaaaagttataattaaaaaaaaaaaaaaaaaaaaactaatccaCCACCAGAGAAAAGACTGAATAGAGATTgaactgtacttttttttttaaccttatttttctcagtgggattttgtctatgttttcattaacaaaatgaccaatatggaaatatgttttgcatgaatgAAATATCAATTGGCTTCCCTTCTTactgagagagaaaggaaggaagaatttgaagcttaaaattttttaaaagattaagaattggacatgtaattgaaaaaaacttggaattttttctttgctgaggcaattggggtgaagtgacttgcttacacatagccaggaaatattaagtgtctgagatcagatttgagctcaggtcctcctggcttcaggactggtgctctctccaccTAAGCtgcccctgatttttttttaaagaaatatttttaaaatacccaacTCTTAACTCAGTCAGCTTAATGCAAGACTTAGCATATATGTAGGTGCTTTACAAAAttgataagtttttaaaaattaaatgaacctACTATTTGTAAAaggtaattttatttaatatccaAAACTACTACTACCATTTATATCAGTACATAAGTGCAAACACAAATAAAAGATGTGATTTCCTCAGCTTTAGGAATTCTCTCTGCCATCATAGATTAAAACCCACATATGACTTGATAGGTTCTAAAGGGTTGCCTGGCTCTAGAGATCAAGTGGTTTGGCaaggtttgaacccaggtcttcctaactccaagcctagTATTCTGTTATTTCACATGCTTCTATAgcaatggatatatatatatatatatatatatacatataattagcaagcatttattaagtatcttttaTGTATTAGATGCTTgggatacatttttaaaaatcaaatcatctGTGCTCTGAAAGAACTTATGTTTTATCAGAAGATATAGCTTGTACACAGGTaactatataaagaataaaagatagaTAGTTCTCTTGCTGCTTTGCTACGTGATTTTCACACTCAAATTATTTCTTGCCCAGAATTTATTGATgacatttataagaaaaaatcaagCATAGTTCTTAGTTTCcaaacatatacatttattaatgTTCCCTGatgcaaaatatataatagaaaaataatgtaacAGGTTATTTGTACTGAGTTAAACTGCCCGTTTGGTGTATCTATTGCTGCCAGAGCTTATCATCACCCTGGAATCTATAACAGAAACTagtggaggggggggagggaagttCTCTACTTTGCCTTACTTAAAAACAATTCACATGAAAGTCAAGACCCCATGACGTTagtcctctttaaaaatgaacaagtgGTATAGGCAGCATTGAACAAAGTGATTATCTATAATTTGGGGAAGCTTCTGTGTTTAATTAAATGTCTCAAGATATAATATTAACTGggtgtttttttgctttttttatgtaAAACTTTAATCTTTGTGGAGtcattactattttatttgattttcttaagGACATTGAGAgatatatattctcattttactggtaaagaaactgaagcttaagaGACCATAAATATGCCTTTGGTTACATACTACTGTCTAAGACAatatacttcctgacttcaggctatCCTATAGTGCCTCTCCCAGGATTCAGTAAAATATCCTTTTCTTTGGcaagaaatgatagaaaaattatcatttttaggatgaagaaaaaacaatttatccTCCTAAAAAGAAGCATATTGGAAAGTAAACTATTAGTAAGGCTAACTTAAAATGTTTCTGCCTAGATGGAATCTGCTTGTGTATCAATTCACGAAGCTTTGAAGTCTGTCATCGACTACCAGACTCATTTCCGACTAAGAGAAGCTCAAGGACGCAGTCGTGCAGAGGATCTAAATACAAGAGTCGCCTATTGGTCAATTGGAGAAGCCATCATTCTTCTTGTTGTTAGCATAGGGCAGGTATTTCTTCTGAAAAGCTTTTTCTCAGATAAAAGAACCACCACAACCCGTGTTGGATCATAACTAGTGTTTTGAAAATCAATCTACTATACATCTGTAATGTtgctattttccaattaatagtAGGTACTGAAGAACTTAATAttggcaatattttaaaaaactctttacCCCCTTATGTTTGTTGTGGGGAAAAGGCAACATATATCCCTAAACCTTGGAAAAGGACacctttttatttgaataaactGAAAAACTTCAGAATTTGTTTGAAGCTTTTCATGATAAATATCCAACACAAATGTTCTTCCCTTTCCACAGTTTGTATTCATTCTTATCACTCTTAACTTTGTCATGTTGATTCTTTTTAATCATAAGACTACTTCTGTCATAGGGAACTGATGTTTTAAATCCTTAGGttgctttaaaaataagttatattgTGGAGGGAGAAAACAGCCCTTTTAATAGTTTGGgcgtgaatttttgttttttaaaccaatGTGATGAATTGTAGGCTAAGCCCTGTACTGCACTTTTGATTTGTTATGGGAAAAGTCTATGATAgtcaaataattttgattgaGTTTTGAGTTGATACATCATGGTGCAAATTGTTATTCTTCAATTGCCTGTAGAGTAGCAGGTTTATACTCATTCTGTggtttataaaactttaaaagcaGTGAGTTTTTCAGTAATTGTAGAATTGAAGCCTTAGGGATTTTGAttgaaaacacaaagaaattaGAGTTATAGTCAGAGagaatttttgataattttgcCACAATCATCACATTTTCTGTATTAGCTGATCTTTTGCTTTATAATAACAGGCTTTCTCCATGTGTGGCTACCTTGATTTTAGATATAAAGTTATTATAATTCTTGGAactgtttaaaatataatttgacatTTTCATTGTTAGCATTACACAATGCTGTACATTTACTAAGTATTAAGCAatgatactttttttccccctgagaacTTAGAACTGGAACCATACTTGTTATTTATATTTGGTTATTGGTCATGAAATAGTAACAGAAAAGGTTCAAAGTGTTTTATGCATTATTTTTTCATCCCAATGGATGGCCTGCATTGGTTTCATTGCTTGTATCTTTAATAGATATTATATTACATACTTTTATTGATCTGCCAAGGATTATTTCTTTGGAACATGAAAATATCAAAACTCTCATTAGGATTAGATTCCTCTGTCCTAGAATGGGATCATTTTACCATGTCTATTATGCTGAGCCAAAAAATACTACACAtagttaaaacatttttctgatgttaagcaaaaaaagattatttgttcCTCTATAGCTTTATATGAGAATGAGTGctgttttaaaaatgtgattgttGAATTCCCTGGGTATCTGATACTAAATAATTACTAATTGGACAGCATTTCTAGGTCAGTCAGTTACCATTGTTGACCAGAAATTACCAATTCTTAATTCTGAGagttgtttggtttggttttcaaATACAAACACATTCCcaacaagtttttcttttttttttcaaggggggggggggggggagttgctATACTGATTACCACAACATAGCAAAAACATTTGTTAACTGAGTCTTGCTGTGTGATTTTAATCCTTAAGATTCTTCAAGGCAAAACAGAATTGCATGTAACAAGGTCTGAATAAAGATCCAAAGTTGTAGATTTGTTCAAGAAATGTttagatatatgtatttttatctaAATTGAATTTGATTTCAACCTAGTGAATATCTACTGCAATTGACAAAAGCATAGGTGTATTTTAATAGATTCTTTCATATTGCTTCTCTAGTCTGTTATATCTTTCAGATCTTCTATTAGGCATCATATATATATGGAACCATAAAGCAGAATAGTTCAGGTTTGGCAGAAGACAGGAATCATTTAATCTGTGCCCCTAAAAAAGTTCATTGTTTAATATGCTAAATTTTATGAAACCAGCATcttttggagaaaacaaaaattgaagTAGTATAAACCAAGAGTTGGTCCATACTATTTAAGCTAgtaagttcattttatttttttatttattttttttagaattttttttccccacattgtaagttcattttttatgtttattttcttgacgtgtgtatatgtgtattagaAAATACACATCTCTCTATATTAGACACATGCTAGTTGAACGGTTTTTCTTCCTCCTGTTAACTTGTTGAgtcataaagaaaaatttgaagccagttctttcattctttcaatttAATAGTTTGAAAATTCTAAAATGTTTGCTTGGACACATGGCATAGGATGCATATTTAAACATTCAtagttgtatatatttttttaagtagttAATGGAAAGGGATTTAATATACAAGTTTATATGCTAAATCAACTTGAGACATTTTTGTGTTAAAAGAAGGAGTGGTTGTGTAAGTGATTCAAAAAGATCACCCAAAACTTGACAATATTAAACTTTGAATACAGtgaactgaaaaacaattttttaaaactattctttgaaagatttgtttgtttaaattctTGTGTATTGTCAGTTCCTGTTTTagtttgtaaatgtttaacatttataGTTTGGATGGAAAAACCCCAGATCTTTTGAATATtgttttggaaaaattaaaacaaattaatatatgaatataattcagtggcttttttttttttttttttttttgtttgtttgtttgtttgttttgtttagtttggGACAGCCAGAAACTTCTGAATTAAACAGATATTGTTTCTGATGGATTATGCAAGTTGGTGTCATGTAGACTAAACATTTTGAGATCTTAATTTCCTTTTGCCAGAAGCCTTGGTGGAAGAGCCATTGTCTCCAAATCTGCACTTATTGCCACTGATAACTGAAACTTCTTTTGCTATTCTGCTCTTTGGAAGTTCATTTCTAGCCAAATTGAGTTTCTCATGGTCCCTTAACAAGCCTTATATTTTCCCCACCTTTCCACTTTGTTCAGCATTTTTCCTACACCTTCAATATGCTCTTCTCTTTTCACTATGCAAATAAGGATCCAGTTAAAATTTTACTAGTTTACAGTGGTCTTTGTACATTTCATTTGACAGTTAATGTTAGTAAGCCATGTATTTTTAggtttcagtttttgttttgggaGTTTTTTTAGGGGGTGGAGGGACAGTGCAAAGAGGAGGATGTGTATATCTTGATGTATATTTTTATCTCAAACTAGATTTTAACCTCTTAGTTAATTAAGTGGATTCCATAGTACCTCACTCAATGCCTTTTATACTTGTATATTGGGTAGACTCCAATAcatattttttgatttattttttaaaaaaggacctGGATCTCAGATATCAATAATTTAAGTCTAACTTTGTGGTAGATATTTTTCAGTTTAAAGCTAAACTTGCCTTTTATCTGTTTTCAGTATTTTCTACatctttcttttggaaaaaaaaaactcttggctACTTTTAAGCCAAGGCCCCTTGCTTTTTTATACATCGTTTATATTGCTGCAATCCTACTAGTTGAAAACTAAACCATTGTAACAAGGAGTACAAATTACCAACTTTATCATCCATGAATGTTTTATCCCTGCTTTGCTAGTTTTCCCCGTGTTTCTCTGGAAGATCCTGCTTATCTTTCCCATTGTGTTACTTTCAAACAACATTTGTTTTGGGGCTCTCAAGACACTgaagttttttattatttttcctgtcctATTCACCAATACACCTTTTGGAGGTTTTCTGGGGAATACAATAAAGTAC
This sequence is a window from Sminthopsis crassicaudata isolate SCR6 chromosome 1, ASM4859323v1, whole genome shotgun sequence. Protein-coding genes within it:
- the TMED7 gene encoding transmembrane emp24 domain-containing protein 7, which codes for MPRPGSVWAAALLLALALGRGSSSEITFELPDNAKQCFYEDITQGTKCTLEFQVITGGHYDVDCRLEDPDGVVLYKEMKKQYDSFTFTASRNGTYKFCFSNEFSTFTHKTVYFDFQVGEDPPLFPSENRVSALTQMESACVSIHEALKSVIDYQTHFRLREAQGRSRAEDLNTRVAYWSIGEAIILLVVSIGQVFLLKSFFSDKRTTTTRVGS